The genomic window TTACTTGAGTCTGGTTGGGAGCTATCAAGACATTCCTAGCCGTTTAGCGCCTAGTAACCAGAGTAGCAGTCTGCCTAGCGCATAGCTACGAGAGTAGCAGTGGAAGTCATCGTCTTACTGTGGTGGATGCTGCTAGACACAGGacgtcaacagcaagaatctCGCGCGTGCAAGATGACAGAAGACGTCGTTTTCGTCGATATCGCAGTGCTAGCACTGAGTACCGAactgttgtgtcgtttgtcatgcggagtattctaactctgttgtcagacGCCATGTCTAGAGATTCCTGCTCAAACAACGGATCACAATAGCGTGCTAGGTTGACAAACCAGGTAATCAAACCCAGTCCAGTGTGAACacaggtttgtactgtatgctaATTTGTTTCCTCGTATCACACAAatcaaaacacaacacaccatggtttgcaaaccatagtgtgaacacacaccTACCATTTGCTCCTCTACCGTAATGTGCAAAGTAAACATTTACGCAGGTATCTGGTGTCATTAGACGCTTCAATTTCTTTGACAAATTGTGTTTATCGTCTCACGACATGTCAAATAACCTAGCAGTctagatttagataatatatAGGCTTGACCTAGAGACCTTTTGCTGTCGTTATTTGTTGTCTGAATTTGGATCAAATTGTCTTTGTACACTTGCATAGCGTTTCTCTTGTGTATTGCAGCCTACAGTGTAGATCCAGAATCTATTGTCGAGCCGGTCAACATTGATAGCTCCGACCACGCCCACGTGCAAGAAGATGGCGTGAAGATTTGGCGTTTCGACATTGAGTCTCACCGATGCGGCTCGGCTCGTGTCAACCTCAAGTCGTTTGTCATGAATCTTGGAGATTACGTCGTTGTGTATGGCCTGGATGCAGACGGACGAGCAATAGGAGTAGAGAGGTTCGAAGGAAAAGGATGGCGTAACGAGGGAGAAGTGAACAGTCGTCGCGTGTGGGCTAAACATATCGTTCTCGAGCTGCACGCGACGTCTCCATCTTCTCACTTCCATTGCACGTACGTTCACTACGCTGACTGTTATCATGAAGGAGTGAGTAAACCCAACACACTTTGCTCTAACGGTGGAGGCTGGAAAAACATGGCTTGCTTTGCTAATGACCCTAGTATCTACAACCTCGGACCATCTGTGCTTGCCGCGAAATTCACCAGTGGAGGCATGCCGGATACTTGCACTGTATGGAAATCTGGTAGAAACGGAGAATTTGTTACTGCTAATCATTGCTTTCCTAGTCAGGCTGTCGTCAGTACCGCTGAACTGTATTATAAGTTTGAAACAACCACGTGCAATGGTACCAATAGTTCCATAAATGCCACTTATCATGGAGACAGACTGCTTAAAACGGACGAGGATCTGGATTATTCTGTTTTCACTGTGAGGGAAAGTACTACACATATAAATTGTCTGCGCCGTACAACCACCATACCATCTACAAACGATAGCATATTCCTTATTCACCATCCAAATGGAAATCCCAAGAAAGTCTCGTATGAATCCAATGCAGACCCTGGTGGCTATTGTCTAATACAACTCAATTCCACATGTGTCCACAACGATACTGTCTGTTACAGCTGCGATACACAAGGTGGCTCCTCTGGAGCTCCTGTGTTCTACACTGTGTCAGGAGTCAAGGTGGTCTTTGCACTTCATTATGGAAATGCACAAGCAACTCCTCGTTGTCCAAACTGGGGAAGAAAGATGTATTTCATAGCTAACCAAGGAGCACTCGGACAATGTCCCTAGTGAACACTGTCATCAAGCAACGCTTAATTTGATGACGCTACCGTGAGCAGCAAAGAACAATTTGATCAAGTCCCAGTTGATAGTAATAAGGAAGCTGCTCGAACGGATTTGTGTTGCTGTAGTATAGATTAGTCAGGGTGCATGTCTTGTTGATTAGTGGCTTTACCAAGTTGTGAGCATGGTAAACGTAGTGTTGGCTGTAGCTAAGAAAAGACTGGGCTGCATTGAATACGTCTCACGTCTCAAGAACTAGGACCTGCCACATTCCCGGGGTTGCCAAATTCTCTATGACACCAGCATTTCTACGATTTACATCATAGACATACTGTAAGTTAGAAGTTACGAGTGAtgctagcctcgaagttccagaccgtctcccaaaagaaatgggagacggTCCGGAGCAAATTTTTTTGGGTCCACTTCACaaacacatcccggatatatagcccggataagtttaacttgcacgtgcatggtagaccattctcacgtgcacgcatggcTCACGATCATGatttagtagttcgaaatgtgttgttatgctaacagatcgtgggaattgcgctttctctgcgagcagttaccacactgagtaagcaacagtggcagtgaaaggagagccccaatacggggaatgctggttgctacaaaccgttttctttgcagaaatcgactttctcgagaaactgttgactccagaaaagctttacgtgatgcagttattatacaagacggcagagatttgtacattttgctaattaattgatattagtcgatgaactaattattaatttattagaataaagtatttagtaacattaaagcacaatttatgtatttatggtagtatttttaaccttaaatgtgatttaataaatagtaatttgtaatttataagtgtgtatatacagtagtggacaaaagtatttgctgggcaagaaatttcaagggtttttcagtatgtctgtgtttgggtggaagcacaaaatactaataaagcgacttcttggtcaatgtttgtcatgcaatggcaaaattgagactaattggtacagaattgagtctaaatcagttggttgttgcaatttaagattatagttacaacctagttaaaagccgattaagtttacattacatcttatcaaagcatattcaatgcaaacaatattccaacctttgaaaacaaactaacttatccatttgtgctcatatcagcacttatttcCGTTCTGGaggccagaatatgatgaaaaatcaacaaaaaaactatccggcaaatacttttgtccactactgtatatactagtaactattgcagaagaacctgtttattaatcatgtactctgctgttaccgcaattaatttgtttgcataagaaatgtatggcaaacagacaggatTACAGGAAGTTATTGAtctggacagtctgttgccacagaacacagtttttcattagcctagaatacatagaatcaattcatgatccattttaacaataaaattagaaCACACACCATGAAGATGCCTAtttctctagtgggtgcacagtttgctggacataaaacaggaatgacttgttctgaacactcattctgaacactctaactacaatctgttcctctctttatatcaaggaatatgaacaatccaggacatttgttttaatttatatgGTCAATATTGATTGGTGAATAGAGTTTAGTATTAGATGTTGTATGTGATCAATATTTATCGATTTTGGCTGTTGCAGATTCTAGATGAGTAATCTGGATAACTTCCATTATTGCA from Corticium candelabrum chromosome 12, ooCorCand1.1, whole genome shotgun sequence includes these protein-coding regions:
- the LOC134187907 gene encoding uncharacterized protein LOC134187907, producing MQTKVLLILLFMWIDDIKTAYSVDPESIVEPVNIDSSDHAHVQEDGVKIWRFDIESHRCGSARVNLKSFVMNLGDYVVVYGLDADGRAIGVERFEGKGWRNEGEVNSRRVWAKHIVLELHATSPSSHFHCTYVHYADCYHEGVSKPNTLCSNGGGWKNMACFANDPSIYNLGPSVLAAKFTSGGMPDTCTVWKSGRNGEFVTANHCFPSQAVVSTAELYYKFETTTCNGTNSSINATYHGDRLLKTDEDLDYSVFTVRESTTHINCLRRTTTIPSTNDSIFLIHHPNGNPKKVSYESNADPGGYCLIQLNSTCVHNDTVCYSCDTQGGSSGAPVFYTVSGVKVVFALHYGNAQATPRCPNWGRKMYFIANQGALGQCP